The following nucleotide sequence is from Halobacillus mangrovi.
CAGCATAGTTGTAGATACTATCTTTCATTTCTGCTTCACTTCTAATAGATTCATCTTTTACAAGAGATGCAAAATAACCAGCGCCGACACCTCCGGCAAAAAAGAGACCGATCACACCAATGATGATAAAAAATAAGATGACGTTCCAGGCGACATCAAAGGTGATCCGTGAGTTTCTTTGGATTTTCCCTTTTTGCCATAAAGTGATAAAAGTCGACTTTAATGACTCAAAATCCAGTTTATTTCGTCCGTTCTTCTGGTTATTAGACATAATAATACCTCCTAAAAAATCCAATCTATATTATAACACAGGCATTTAGATTAGGACATATTTCCAAGCGCGGTTTTTATTGCTTTTTGACTATAGATGTGATAAATATAGTACTACAAAGTTTATAATCGTGCGTTGAAGGATTGGAGTAGAAAACAAATCAATGCTACAGAGAACTGACGGGTGGTGCAAGTCAGTGCAAATTTGTTTTTGAATTACGACCTGGAGCAATCTTCTGGTATGAATCAGAAGACGGTGATGTGAAGCCGTTATCTATTGAAGTGGCACTTAATGTGCAACAAGGGTGGTACCGCGAAGAGACCTCGTCCCTTTTTCAGGGATGAGGTCTCTTTTTTTATTGCTCAATTCTATTTGATAATTGCCATGCATGAAAAAGACAGAAGGAGTGATAGTAATGGATTTATTGAAAGATTTACATCAAAGAGGACTTGTGAATCAAATAACCGATGAAGAAGGTCTTGAAAAGCATTTGAAAGAAAACCAAGTGACTTTATACTGTGGGTTTGATCCTACTGCAGATAGCCTTCACATTGGTCACTTGCTTCCAATATTGATGCTTAAACGCTTCCAGCAGGCAGGGCATCGTCCGATTGCTTTAGTCGGCGGGGGTACAGGAATGATCGGTGACCCAAGCGGTCGTTCGTCTGAAAGGCAATTGAATGAAGCAAGTGTAGTAAAAGAATTCAGTGAAAGAATTAAGGATCAGCTTGCAAAGATCCTGAATTTTGAAGAAGGAGAAAATGCTGCTGTTGCCCGTAATAACCATGAATGGTTGTCACAAATGACAATCATTGACTTTCTAAGAGATACTGGAAAGCATTTCGGAGTCAATTACATGCTTGCTAAAGATTCTGTTGAGTCAAGAATCGAACAGGGAATCAGCTTTACAGAATTCAGTTACATGATTCTTCAATCCCTTGACTTTCAGAAGCTTTACGAAAAAGAGAACTGTACGCTGCAAATTGGTGGGAGCGACCAGTGGGGTAACATTACTGCAGGTCTTGAGTTACTTCGTCGTACAGCTGCAGGTGAACAAGAAGTGAAAGCTTACGGAATGACCATGCCTCTAATTACAAAAGCAGATGGAACTAAGTTTGGTAAAACAGCAGGCGGTGCCGTTTGGTTAGATCCTGAAAAAACGTCACCTTACGAGTTCTACCAGTTCTGGATTAATGCAGATGACCGCGACGTCATCCGGTTCCTGAAATACTTTACTTTCTTGAGCATGGAGGAGATTGCTGAGTTAGAAAAAGAGGTAGAAAACCAGCCAGAAAAACGTGTAGCTCAGCGCCGTTTAGCTGAGGAAATGACGAAACTTGTACACGATGAAGAAGCATTGAACCAAGCGGAAAGAATTACGGAAGCTCTCTTCAGTGGAGACATCAAAGCGCTTAGCGGTAAGGAAATCGAGCAAGGATTCAAAGATGTTCCTGCCTTCGCTTCTGAAGTGAAAGATCCACAACTGCTTGATCTATTAGTAGAAGCTGGGATTTCTTCATCGAAACGTCAGGCAAGAGAAGATATTGGTAATGGAGCTATCTATATTAATGGGGACCGGAACAAGGATTTAAAGCATACCATTAATGAGAATGACCGAATTGAAGATCGTTTTACAATCATTCGCAGAGGGAAGAAGAAATACTTCCTAATTCGTTACAAATAACTGGAAAAAGCCTCACAGACTCTGAACTGTGAGGTTTTTTCTTAAATATCCATAAAAACCCATATTTTATACAGCACCTACTAGCAAAAGGAGTAATGGAACAGTGACAACACTGATTAAAGTTGAAGAAAAGGTACTATAGGATACAAGCTGCGGGTCAGTATTGTATTAAAGAGAATAAAGGGTCGTATTTGTCGCAGTGGGCATTCCAGCAAGTACCACCAAAATACCTGTAAGCACGGGGTCGACGCCAATTATGGAAGTCAGTATCACAGCAATAACAGGTGATAATATTAATCTGATAGAATTAATTGTTACAAGATCACTTCTTTTGACAGAGTAGCCAGCTGCATTCCTAATACATGCATGATCGTAGGGCTAGTAGCATCAGCTACAAGGTTTACAGCTTGCATAATAAATGTCGGTACAGTCCAGTCAAATAATTGAGCGGATAAACCAAAAATAACAGCGTGATTAATGGGCATACGTATAATTTTTAAAAGCGATTCTTTCATAGTATGGGTGCTATGGCTGCTCCCTTTTGCAGCATAATAGAGGCCGACGGTATTCATCAAAAGAGATTGAATGACCATCATAATGATGGCATACTTCACTCCATTTTCTCCATAAGCGAACAAAATAATAGGAACCCCATAATTTCCGCTATTCATAAAAACACTCGATAAGATAAAAGCCGAGGATCTTGACCTCGGCATCTTCTGAACTCTCGTTACGAGAGTTACGATAACGATTAATATCAACATTAAACCTAAGCAAAATAGTACAATATAGAGATAATCTAATGTTACTTCATTATTGTAAAAGGTGCGAAAAGCTAGAAAGGGATACATTAAATAAAGACCAGCTGTCGAGATGGATTTTCGGTCGAAACCGATATTTTTCTGACCAATGTATCCTATGGAAAAAATAATAAACGCAGGCAGGACGATAAGAATTACTTCCATTAGCTTTCAGCCTTTCATTTCAGTGTGCTTTTATATTCTAGCTCCGTGCTAAAATAGTGGAATAATTATTCCGGCGAGTAATAGAATTAGAGCACCGCCTAGTCGAGATGAAATTTGCGCAAAAGGCATAAGTTCCATTCTTCTCGAAGCAGAAAGTACGGCCACATCTCCTGTCCCACCCATGTTAGCCATGCACAATCCAGCTGTAATGGCAGATTCAATTGGATAGAAGCCAACGAGTTTACCGAGCAGACCGGCCCCAAGGATTGCTCCTAATACAACACCGAATACAGTCAAAATATATTGTAAAGTCAAAGCTTCAAGGACTGTATTTAAATCTGTATAGGCAATACCAATTCCGAACAATAACGCTAAGGTCCAGTTATTGGCTACAAATTTGTACCATTGGCTTGCACCTTCGATTACATTTTTAGGGATAATATCAGCTATTTTAGCAATAGCAACAATAATAATCATCAAGGCGTAAGGGTGAAGGGGAATATAATCTCCTAATAATCCTCCCAGAGCAAAGAAGGTAATTGCTGCAAGAAGGCCAATTCCCATTTTTTGAATGTCATACGAATGCTTTTCTTCTTCGTATTTAAACCCACTGATTAATCTCCCGTTACCTGTAAGTGAAGGAATTTTAGAACCAAGAAGGTTAAGCATACTGGCTAGTACGATAGCGAACACGTTTCCTAATGCCAATGCGGGAACCAATATAGAGATATAGTAGCTGGGGTCATTTCCCATAATTTCAGAATAAATTTGACTCATAGGGACCGCTCCGGCTCCCATTCCACCGCCCATAATAGGCATGGTGATCACTAGGATAGCATCTCTTAAAGAAAATCCTGCAAGACTTCCTAGCAATCCTGCAATAAGGATTGCGCCGACAATTGCTCCAAAAATAGGTATAAAATATCTTAATCCAACTTTAACAAGTATTTGTTTATTCATGCCTAAGATACTGCCTGTTATTAAAGCAGCAATATAGAAGTTCAAGAATCCACCATCTTTCATAAACTGCGTCATGGTTGTTACGGATGCTTCAGGTAACCAGCCCATATATACCATGAAGGCTGCTCCAAAGATAGCCACAATCGCACCGCCGCCTAAAAATGTTTTTACAATTGGCGTGTTATCTCCAATCCATCCAAATAATTCACCGAATACAATCATTAAGAGTAAGCTTCCAATCATCCCGCCAGGTAAATTACCTGTGTATAAACTAATAAGAGTAATTAATCCAAAGATCCCAAACCATAATGTTGGCATTCCAAAGATAGTAAACGATTTTTTCTTTGGTGGTTCTTCAGTTACCATTTGATTTTCCTGCTGAACATAATCCAAATTGCTGGCTGTCTGTGCCATTTTTAACACTCCTTTAGTTGAATTTAAGAAAACGCTTCCAATGGATTAAATTCAGCATAAGAAAGTTACCTGGATTTTCATATATTTTGTAAGTATTGTTAGTATTGTAATTAAAGAAAGCAGCCGTTAAGGGCTGCTTTTAAAGGTAGGGACTTAATACAGATTGATTATGTTCATTTAGTCGGTACTGATAGATAGGTCTGCCGACGCCGTATACAAGGTGTTCTTCTAAGTAGTTGATTTCTTTTAAGAACTTTAAATACTTCCTTACTGAAACTCGAGATACATTTGTAGACTCAGCGATCTCACTAGTGGAGAAGTGGGCAGGAGCATAAGATAAGATTGATTGTTGAATCGTTTTTAGTGTGTTCCTCGTTAACCCCTTAGGTAAAACTTTTGTGGATTTATGGCTAATAGGGGGTTCTTTCGTTCTTTGGAGGAGTATGTCCAACTCCTGCTGACTGATTTTATCCTTTTGGAGAAAAGTTGATCGACTGTTTTTATATTGGTTAAGGGCTTCACAAAACCTTTCGTACTCAAAAGGCTTAATTAAATAGTCGATAATACCAAGTCTTAGAGAATTTTGAATCTGATCAATTTGGGAAGCGGCTGTAATAAGGATAACATCGATATCTTTATTCTGCTGACGTATTTGTCTCAACAAATCTATGCCGTTTATACCTGGCATATATACGTCTAATAATAGTAAATCTACTCTGTTCTGCTCCAGAAATTCTATTGCGTCTTCAGCACTTGAAACAGCGTTAGTCAGTTGAAAGCCTTCTATTTTTTCTAAATATTGTTTGTTTAGTTCAGCAACCATAGGATCATCTTCTACAACGAGTGTTTTAATCATTTTCAGTTACCTCCTCTTCATAAGGAATAATAATCGTAAATACTGTACCAGTAACAGGGGAGGATTCTACTTCAATAGAACCTTCTAGTTTTTCTACACTCAGCTTGGTTATATGAAGACCAAAGCCCCGGTCTTTTCCATCTTTAGTCGATATCCCTTTTTCAAAGATGACCTGATGCTTTTCCTCTGGAATACCAGGACCATTATCTTCAACAACAATAGTGAGGAGTTCATCTATCACAGAAAGATTCACGGAAACTTTCTTTCTATCTTGCATCCTTACACTTTCTACTGCATTGTTAATTAAGTTGCCAAGGATTGTTATTAGTTCATGGGAGATATTATTGTCGTGTGGGACAGGAATTTCAGTTTCGCAGTTAATTTTTAAGTGGACTTGGGCCTCTCTTGAGTAACTCATTTTACCAATCAAAAAACCCGCGATTACGGGGTCTTTCACATAACGGGTGACATTCCCAACTTCATGTGCAGAATGTTCTACTAACTGATTAATATAGTGTTTAACCTGCTCATAATTTTCCATCTTGATCATTCCTAATAAAACGTGGAGCTTATTCATGAATTCATGGGACTGTGCCCTTAGAGTATCGGCATACATTTGGACTCCAGTTAACTGTTCGGCTAGTTGGTTAACTTCGGTTTTATCTCGAAAAGTCGCAATGGCACCGATGGTATGGTTATTAATTACTAACGGGACGCGGTTTGTTATAACCGAAACACCGTTAATCCATTGTTCTTTATCAATATCACTCTCTTTGTGTGTAAGAAGCTGGTCCAGCTTGGTACCTGGAAGGAAATCTTGAATTTTCATGCCAATGGGGTCTGTTCTGCCTAAGCCAGCTTTTTCGAAAATTTGACGGGCAGAATTATTTACAAGTAAAATTTTTGCTTCGTTATCGATGGCTATAATACCTTCATGTACAGAGTGCAGCATCTGGTTTCTTTCCTCATGAATTCTGGCGATGGCATGAGGTTCAAGCCCGAAAAGGCTCTGTTTTATATAATTGGCTAGCAGGAATGCGCCAATGATTCCTACAAATGCGCCGATAATAGATCC
It contains:
- the tyrS gene encoding tyrosine--tRNA ligase; this translates as MDLLKDLHQRGLVNQITDEEGLEKHLKENQVTLYCGFDPTADSLHIGHLLPILMLKRFQQAGHRPIALVGGGTGMIGDPSGRSSERQLNEASVVKEFSERIKDQLAKILNFEEGENAAVARNNHEWLSQMTIIDFLRDTGKHFGVNYMLAKDSVESRIEQGISFTEFSYMILQSLDFQKLYEKENCTLQIGGSDQWGNITAGLELLRRTAAGEQEVKAYGMTMPLITKADGTKFGKTAGGAVWLDPEKTSPYEFYQFWINADDRDVIRFLKYFTFLSMEEIAELEKEVENQPEKRVAQRRLAEEMTKLVHDEEALNQAERITEALFSGDIKALSGKEIEQGFKDVPAFASEVKDPQLLDLLVEAGISSSKRQAREDIGNGAIYINGDRNKDLKHTINENDRIEDRFTIIRRGKKKYFLIRYK
- a CDS encoding AEC family transporter, which translates into the protein MEVILIVLPAFIIFSIGYIGQKNIGFDRKSISTAGLYLMYPFLAFRTFYNNEVTLDYLYIVLFCLGLMLILIVIVTLVTRVQKMPRSRSSAFILSSVFMNSGNYGVPIILFAYGENGVKYAIIMMVIQSLLMNTVGLYYAAKGSSHSTHTMKESLLKIIRMPINHAVIFGLSAQLFDWTVPTFIMQAVNLVADATSPTIMHVLGMQLATLSKEVIL
- a CDS encoding 2-hydroxycarboxylate transporter family protein, producing the protein MVTEEPPKKKSFTIFGMPTLWFGIFGLITLISLYTGNLPGGMIGSLLLMIVFGELFGWIGDNTPIVKTFLGGGAIVAIFGAAFMVYMGWLPEASVTTMTQFMKDGGFLNFYIAALITGSILGMNKQILVKVGLRYFIPIFGAIVGAILIAGLLGSLAGFSLRDAILVITMPIMGGGMGAGAVPMSQIYSEIMGNDPSYYISILVPALALGNVFAIVLASMLNLLGSKIPSLTGNGRLISGFKYEEEKHSYDIQKMGIGLLAAITFFALGGLLGDYIPLHPYALMIIIVAIAKIADIIPKNVIEGASQWYKFVANNWTLALLFGIGIAYTDLNTVLEALTLQYILTVFGVVLGAILGAGLLGKLVGFYPIESAITAGLCMANMGGTGDVAVLSASRRMELMPFAQISSRLGGALILLLAGIIIPLF
- a CDS encoding response regulator, giving the protein MIKTLVVEDDPMVAELNKQYLEKIEGFQLTNAVSSAEDAIEFLEQNRVDLLLLDVYMPGINGIDLLRQIRQQNKDIDVILITAASQIDQIQNSLRLGIIDYLIKPFEYERFCEALNQYKNSRSTFLQKDKISQQELDILLQRTKEPPISHKSTKVLPKGLTRNTLKTIQQSILSYAPAHFSTSEIAESTNVSRVSVRKYLKFLKEINYLEEHLVYGVGRPIYQYRLNEHNQSVLSPYL
- the dcuS gene encoding DcuS/MalK family sensor histidine kinase, whose translation is MYKSRLKLRTIIILFVCLVVSVSLLITGLLIRNTTTENIETQLQEKAMTVARTVAESTVVENRLQGAQTEESIQSYAMTIQKASDVMFVVVMDMKGIRYSHPDPKRIGNHFVGGDEKRVLQGQEYTSRSTGTLGKSLRAFTPVYNDKGNQLGAVSVGISLEAVESSIHQSQKQILIGSIIGAFVGIIGAFLLANYIKQSLFGLEPHAIARIHEERNQMLHSVHEGIIAIDNEAKILLVNNSARQIFEKAGLGRTDPIGMKIQDFLPGTKLDQLLTHKESDIDKEQWINGVSVITNRVPLVINNHTIGAIATFRDKTEVNQLAEQLTGVQMYADTLRAQSHEFMNKLHVLLGMIKMENYEQVKHYINQLVEHSAHEVGNVTRYVKDPVIAGFLIGKMSYSREAQVHLKINCETEIPVPHDNNISHELITILGNLINNAVESVRMQDRKKVSVNLSVIDELLTIVVEDNGPGIPEEKHQVIFEKGISTKDGKDRGFGLHITKLSVEKLEGSIEVESSPVTGTVFTIIIPYEEEVTEND